One stretch of Cellulomonas wangsupingiae DNA includes these proteins:
- a CDS encoding META domain-containing protein produces MREHGQDEPTTADLTGGIPDAPWLHGTWQVARIDGAEPAAGLQGPPWLTFEGDGVVFGYAGVNRVRGTWRLDGSTLTFGPVVATLMAGPADATATERSVLAVLQDGGTVTPGPEGCGVRTPAGRTAELVRTSARPAADPPVDAGPHVLH; encoded by the coding sequence ATGCGCGAGCACGGGCAGGACGAACCGACGACCGCCGACCTGACGGGCGGCATCCCGGACGCTCCCTGGCTGCACGGGACCTGGCAGGTCGCGCGCATCGACGGCGCCGAACCCGCCGCGGGGCTGCAGGGCCCGCCCTGGCTGACCTTCGAGGGTGACGGCGTCGTCTTCGGGTACGCGGGCGTGAACCGCGTGCGGGGGACGTGGCGGCTCGACGGTTCCACGCTGACCTTCGGTCCGGTGGTCGCGACGCTCATGGCCGGACCGGCCGACGCGACCGCGACCGAGCGCTCCGTCCTGGCCGTCCTCCAGGACGGCGGCACCGTCACGCCCGGGCCCGAGGGGTGCGGCGTGCGGACGCCGGCGGGCCGCACGGCCGAGCTGGTGCGCACGTCCGCGCGGCCCGCCGCCGACCCACCGGTCGACGCCGGGCCGCACGTGCTGCACTGA
- the hemQ gene encoding hydrogen peroxide-dependent heme synthase: protein MTTQAVPAPTDALNASIRYTMWSVFAVDTPLPADDAERAAVVADAERAVAADGGLVVRGWYDVAGLRADADLMVWWHAETVEQVQAAYHRLRASALGAHLTPVWSVVGLHRPAEFNRAHVPAFLAGEPAGDYLCVYPFVRSYDWYVLPDEDRRRMLHEHGAAARDYADVRANTVASFALGDYEWLLAFEAPELHRIVDLMRDLRATQARLHVREEVPFYTGPRVELADWVQRLPRA, encoded by the coding sequence GTGACCACCCAGGCCGTCCCCGCCCCGACCGACGCGCTGAACGCGAGCATCCGCTACACGATGTGGTCCGTCTTCGCCGTCGACACCCCGCTGCCCGCCGACGACGCCGAGCGCGCCGCCGTCGTCGCGGACGCCGAGCGTGCCGTCGCCGCCGACGGCGGGCTGGTCGTGCGCGGGTGGTACGACGTCGCGGGCCTGCGGGCCGACGCCGACCTCATGGTGTGGTGGCACGCCGAGACCGTCGAGCAGGTGCAGGCCGCGTACCACCGGCTGCGCGCCAGCGCCCTCGGCGCCCACCTGACCCCCGTGTGGTCCGTCGTCGGCCTGCACCGGCCGGCGGAGTTCAACCGCGCGCACGTCCCCGCCTTCCTGGCGGGCGAGCCCGCGGGCGACTACCTGTGCGTCTACCCGTTCGTGCGGTCGTACGACTGGTACGTGCTGCCCGACGAGGACCGTCGCCGCATGCTGCACGAGCACGGTGCCGCGGCGCGCGACTACGCCGACGTGCGCGCCAACACGGTGGCGTCGTTCGCGCTCGGTGACTACGAGTGGCTGCTCGCGTTCGAGGCCCCGGAGCTCCACCGCATCGTGGACCTCATGCGTGACCTGCGCGCCACGCAGGCGCGGCTGCACGTCCGCGAGGAGGTGCCGTTCTACACCGGTCCGCGCGTCGAGCTCGCCGACTGGGTGCAGCGCCTGCCGCGCGCCTGA
- a CDS encoding ferrochelatase produces the protein MTPPTTELPSVPPGDPAGLAPYDAVLLFSFGGPNGPDDVLPFLRNVTAGKNIPDERLAEVAEHYHHFGGRSPINEQNLALRAALQAELERRGLDVPVVWGNRNWTPYTTDALAEAYAAGARRVVAVVTSAYSSYSGCRQYRENLWTALSDLATRVGAPEGTHPMAVDKVRSYFNHPGFVQANVDAVVEAYQGVAADAAWPRLVFVTHSIPDTMEEASVVAGASYREQHLDVARTVAAAVAERLGREVEWDLAFCSRSGPPSQPWLEPDVNDHLGTLAAAGTTSVVLSPIGFVSDHMEVAFDLDTEALETAQELGMTAVRADSVGVREAFVRGLVDLLVERAAIARADAAGLPRPAEATAGDLPAFRSVCAPGCCRMRAGVDSGRPAACSTDPWS, from the coding sequence GTGACTCCCCCCACGACCGAGCTGCCTTCCGTCCCCCCGGGCGACCCGGCCGGGCTCGCGCCGTACGACGCCGTCCTGCTGTTCTCGTTCGGCGGCCCGAACGGCCCCGACGACGTCCTGCCGTTCCTGCGCAACGTCACCGCGGGCAAGAACATCCCGGACGAGCGCCTGGCGGAGGTCGCCGAGCACTACCACCACTTCGGCGGGCGCAGCCCGATCAACGAGCAGAACCTCGCGCTGCGGGCCGCGCTGCAGGCCGAGCTCGAGCGCCGGGGCCTCGACGTCCCGGTGGTCTGGGGCAACCGCAACTGGACGCCGTACACGACGGACGCGCTCGCGGAGGCCTACGCCGCCGGCGCGCGGCGGGTCGTGGCGGTCGTGACGTCGGCGTACTCGTCGTACTCCGGGTGCCGGCAGTACCGCGAGAACCTGTGGACCGCGCTGAGCGACCTCGCCACGCGGGTCGGCGCGCCCGAGGGCACCCACCCGATGGCGGTCGACAAGGTCCGGTCCTACTTCAACCACCCCGGCTTCGTGCAGGCGAACGTCGACGCGGTCGTGGAGGCCTACCAGGGTGTCGCGGCCGACGCGGCCTGGCCCCGCCTCGTCTTCGTGACGCACTCGATCCCCGACACGATGGAGGAGGCGTCGGTCGTCGCCGGCGCCTCGTACCGCGAGCAGCACCTCGACGTCGCGCGCACCGTCGCCGCGGCGGTCGCGGAGCGCCTCGGCCGCGAGGTGGAGTGGGACCTGGCGTTCTGCTCGCGCTCCGGCCCGCCGAGCCAGCCGTGGCTCGAGCCGGACGTCAACGACCACCTCGGCACGCTCGCCGCGGCGGGCACGACGTCCGTGGTGCTCTCGCCGATCGGCTTCGTCTCGGACCACATGGAGGTCGCCTTCGACCTGGACACCGAGGCGCTCGAGACCGCGCAGGAGCTGGGCATGACCGCCGTGCGCGCGGACTCCGTCGGGGTGCGCGAGGCGTTCGTCCGCGGCCTGGTCGACCTGCTCGTGGAGCGCGCCGCGATCGCCCGCGCGGACGCCGCCGGCCTGCCGCGCCCCGCCGAGGCGACCGCCGGCGACCTGCCCGCGTTCCGCTCGGTGTGCGCCCCCGGCTGCTGCCGGATGCGTGCCGGCGTCGACTCCGGCCGCCCGGCGGCGTGCTCGACGGACCCCTGGTCCTGA
- a CDS encoding serine/threonine-protein kinase yields the protein MTRGGRHAAPELARRYVLGDQLGQGGSAQVFRAVDTRLDRPVAIKVFRLADADTAQVRRYAQEARVLADLSHPSLVALLDVGADVVAGVGPVAFLVMELVEGRTLREVVADGPLDAATTADVGYQLAQGLAHAHRAGVVHRDVKPSNVLVADTTPASGRRDAPGLPVVLADFGIAASDAARHAHPDDRATAGYQSPEQALGEPAGAASDVYSLGLVLLECLTGRRAYPGDPLTASLARLLHGPQIADDVDREFAALLRAMTRTDPLQRPTMVAVAAELRGLRRQRQREQQRVQPVR from the coding sequence GTGACGCGCGGCGGACGGCACGCCGCCCCCGAGCTGGCGCGCCGCTACGTGCTCGGGGACCAGCTCGGCCAGGGTGGCTCGGCGCAGGTCTTCCGGGCCGTCGACACCCGGCTCGACCGGCCGGTCGCCATCAAGGTGTTCCGCCTCGCCGACGCCGACACCGCCCAGGTGCGTCGGTACGCGCAGGAGGCGCGCGTGCTGGCCGACCTGTCCCACCCCTCCCTCGTGGCCCTGCTCGACGTGGGCGCCGACGTGGTCGCCGGGGTGGGGCCCGTGGCGTTCCTCGTCATGGAGCTCGTCGAGGGACGCACGCTGCGCGAGGTGGTGGCGGACGGCCCGCTCGACGCGGCGACGACGGCCGACGTCGGGTACCAGCTCGCGCAAGGGCTGGCGCACGCCCACCGCGCGGGCGTGGTGCACCGCGACGTGAAGCCGTCGAACGTGCTGGTCGCCGACACGACGCCGGCGTCCGGGCGCCGCGACGCCCCGGGGCTGCCGGTCGTCCTCGCGGACTTCGGCATCGCCGCCTCCGACGCGGCCCGCCACGCCCACCCCGACGACCGCGCCACGGCGGGCTACCAGAGCCCCGAGCAGGCCCTCGGCGAGCCCGCCGGCGCCGCGAGCGACGTGTACTCCCTGGGACTCGTGCTGCTCGAGTGCCTCACGGGGCGCCGCGCCTACCCGGGCGACCCGCTGACGGCGTCGCTCGCGCGGCTGCTGCACGGCCCGCAGATCGCCGACGACGTCGACCGCGAGTTCGCGGCGCTGCTGCGGGCGATGACGCGCACGGACCCGCTGCAGCGACCCACCATGGTCGCGGTCGCCGCGGAGCTGCGCGGCCTGCGCCGCCAGCGGCAGCGCGAGCAGCAGCGGGTGCAGCCCGTCCGCTGA
- a CDS encoding flavodoxin domain-containing protein, with protein sequence MRILLAVASRHQGTWEIGDVVAQRLRARGHEVDQSAPEDVTTVAQHDAVVLGSAVYTAHWLPAARDLADRCAQELRARPVWTFSSGLATQPANSANSPLEVAALCERIGARGHRSFRGRLDRSVLSFTERAIIAGGRAREGDHRDMEAVAAWADTIADALDAEPCAGRSSMAGHSA encoded by the coding sequence ATGCGCATCCTGCTGGCAGTGGCCTCGCGCCACCAGGGCACGTGGGAGATCGGCGACGTGGTCGCGCAGAGGTTGCGCGCCCGCGGCCACGAGGTCGACCAGAGTGCCCCCGAGGACGTCACGACCGTGGCGCAGCACGACGCGGTGGTCCTGGGCTCGGCGGTCTACACCGCCCACTGGCTGCCCGCGGCCCGCGACCTCGCCGACCGCTGCGCGCAGGAGCTGCGCGCCCGGCCCGTGTGGACGTTCTCGTCCGGCCTCGCGACGCAGCCGGCCAACTCCGCCAACTCGCCGCTCGAGGTCGCCGCGCTGTGCGAGCGCATCGGCGCCCGCGGTCACCGCAGCTTCCGCGGTCGTCTCGACCGCTCCGTGCTGTCCTTCACCGAGCGCGCGATCATCGCCGGTGGGCGGGCGCGCGAGGGCGACCACCGCGACATGGAGGCCGTGGCGGCCTGGGCCGACACGATCGCCGACGCGCTGGACGCCGAGCCGTGCGCGGGTCGTTCCTCCATGGCGGGTCACAGCGCCTGA
- a CDS encoding MarR family winged helix-turn-helix transcriptional regulator translates to MVDDADPPRDHGGADRTAAGRLASAAGGSDVRASVDAWEALFRAQVTLMRRFARDDVWGGSSIHEYDVLYTLSRAPQRALRLRELAESSLLTQPSLSRLVDRLEADGLVRRAPVEGDRRGKAVHLTDAGALRQREIGRRHARSIDALVGGALSPDELTTLERLCTRLRLAQRDLPDPTGPDRQESPDG, encoded by the coding sequence ATGGTCGACGACGCCGACCCGCCCCGCGACCACGGCGGCGCGGACCGCACGGCCGCGGGACGCCTCGCGTCCGCTGCCGGCGGCTCCGACGTCCGGGCGTCGGTCGACGCCTGGGAGGCGCTGTTCCGCGCCCAGGTCACCCTCATGCGCCGGTTCGCGCGCGACGACGTGTGGGGCGGCAGCTCGATCCACGAGTACGACGTGCTGTACACGCTGTCGCGTGCCCCGCAGCGCGCGCTGCGCCTGCGCGAGCTCGCCGAGTCCAGCCTCCTGACGCAGCCGAGCCTGTCGCGCCTCGTCGACCGGCTCGAGGCGGACGGGCTCGTGCGGCGCGCGCCGGTCGAGGGTGACCGGCGCGGCAAGGCGGTGCACCTGACCGACGCCGGCGCGCTCCGCCAGCGCGAGATCGGGCGTCGCCACGCGCGGTCCATCGACGCGCTGGTCGGCGGCGCCCTGAGCCCCGACGAGCTCACGACGCTCGAGCGCCTGTGCACACGGCTGCGCCTCGCCCAGCGTGACCTGCCCGATCCCACCGGTCCGGACCGTCAGGAGTCACCCGACGGCTGA
- a CDS encoding NYN domain-containing protein: MSETGTTYLLVDGENIDATLGSSILGGRPTPDQRPRWERVLSFAQQTWQQPVKGLFFLNASNGSLPMSFVQALTAIGFVPIPLSGETYEKVVDIGIKRTLEAIAGRDGDVMLASHDGDFAPEVAQLVDAGRRVGLLAFREFTSQSLATLTTRGLQTFDLESDVAAFNVQLPRLRIIPLEEFDPLRYL; the protein is encoded by the coding sequence ATGAGCGAGACGGGCACGACGTACCTGCTGGTGGACGGCGAGAACATCGACGCCACGCTCGGCTCCTCGATCCTCGGCGGGCGGCCGACGCCGGACCAGCGCCCGCGCTGGGAGCGGGTGCTCAGCTTCGCGCAGCAGACCTGGCAGCAGCCGGTCAAGGGGCTGTTCTTCCTCAACGCGTCCAACGGCTCGCTGCCGATGTCCTTCGTGCAGGCGCTCACGGCCATCGGCTTCGTGCCGATCCCGCTGTCGGGCGAGACGTACGAGAAGGTCGTCGACATCGGCATCAAGCGCACGCTGGAGGCCATCGCGGGGCGCGACGGCGACGTGATGCTCGCCAGCCACGACGGCGACTTCGCCCCCGAGGTCGCCCAGCTCGTCGACGCGGGACGGCGCGTGGGGCTGCTGGCCTTCCGCGAGTTCACGAGCCAGTCGCTGGCGACGCTGACGACGCGCGGGCTGCAGACGTTCGACCTGGAGTCGGACGTCGCGGCGTTCAACGTGCAGCTGCCGCGCCTGCGGATCATCCCCCTGGAGGAGTTCGACCCGCTGCGCTACCTGTGA
- a CDS encoding alpha/beta hydrolase, translated as MPPRPTPTSRRVRSLAAPILALALLGACSAGTEPGPQTGEAAQADAPTPTMLESAPVAIAAAPPPECLSDGVAFADVGAAGSATKVAWAGAGERAVLFAPQVDGDVCQWADELVRLAGAGYLVATYDWGTSGEAGFQATLDLLRATGAQGVAFVGASAGGTLAAGLADDLGAVAVVALSPPATYGEVDARAEANQFAGPLQVFSSTDDPQVPAADSALVVRNDKTSIVTEVSGTAHGIEFMAPDGYHADHVRSTIDEALTQGFGEG; from the coding sequence GTGCCCCCCCGTCCGACGCCCACCTCCCGGCGGGTCAGATCCCTCGCCGCGCCGATCCTGGCACTGGCGCTCCTCGGCGCGTGCTCCGCCGGCACCGAGCCCGGACCGCAGACCGGCGAGGCGGCGCAGGCGGACGCCCCCACACCGACCATGCTGGAGAGCGCACCGGTCGCCATCGCGGCGGCGCCTCCTCCCGAGTGCCTCTCGGACGGCGTCGCCTTCGCCGACGTCGGAGCGGCGGGGTCCGCCACGAAGGTCGCCTGGGCCGGCGCCGGCGAGCGTGCCGTCCTGTTCGCGCCCCAGGTCGACGGCGACGTCTGCCAGTGGGCGGACGAGCTGGTGCGCCTGGCGGGCGCCGGCTACCTCGTCGCGACGTACGACTGGGGCACGTCGGGGGAGGCAGGCTTCCAGGCGACGCTGGACCTGCTCCGGGCGACCGGTGCCCAGGGCGTCGCGTTCGTCGGCGCGTCCGCCGGCGGCACGCTCGCCGCCGGCCTCGCGGACGACCTCGGTGCCGTCGCCGTCGTCGCGCTGAGCCCGCCCGCCACCTACGGCGAGGTGGACGCCCGCGCGGAGGCCAACCAGTTCGCCGGCCCGCTGCAGGTGTTCTCCTCGACCGACGACCCGCAGGTACCGGCGGCGGACAGCGCGCTGGTGGTGCGCAACGACAAGACGTCGATCGTCACCGAGGTGTCCGGCACGGCGCACGGGATCGAGTTCATGGCACCCGACGGCTACCACGCGGACCACGTGCGCTCGACGATCGACGAGGCGCTCACGCAGGGCTTCGGCGAGGGCTGA
- a CDS encoding HIT family protein, translating to MPTLFTRIIDGELPGRFVWADDLAVVVLTIAPITDGHALVIPRAEVEQLTDAPDDLLAHLATVAKTVGRAQQAAWGAPRAALLVAGFEIPHLHLHVLPAWDESSLSFSRARTDVPAAELDAAATRLRDALVDAGHGAHVPPDASSPRL from the coding sequence ATGCCGACGCTGTTCACCCGCATCATCGACGGCGAGCTCCCCGGTCGCTTCGTCTGGGCCGACGACCTCGCGGTCGTCGTGCTCACCATCGCGCCGATCACCGACGGTCACGCGCTGGTGATCCCCCGCGCCGAGGTCGAGCAGCTCACCGACGCACCCGACGACCTGCTCGCCCACCTGGCGACGGTCGCCAAGACCGTCGGGCGGGCGCAGCAGGCCGCGTGGGGCGCGCCGCGCGCGGCGCTGCTCGTCGCCGGGTTCGAGATCCCGCACCTGCACCTGCACGTGCTGCCCGCGTGGGACGAGTCGAGCCTCAGCTTCTCCCGTGCGCGCACCGACGTCCCCGCCGCGGAGCTCGACGCGGCGGCGACCCGCCTGCGCGACGCGCTGGTCGACGCCGGCCACGGTGCGCACGTGCCACCGGACGCGTCGTCGCCCCGGCTGTGA
- the nhaA gene encoding Na+/H+ antiporter NhaA translates to MVTVAPALRTFLATEAGSAVVLLVTTLTALVWANSPWRETYTALWHTTAGVFVGDARLELDLQHWVNDLAMAVFFAVVGLEINREATRGELRDPRAVAVPALGALGGLLVPVLIFLALNAGTDAAHGWGVVMSTDTAFLVGVLALFGPRCPDRLRLFLLTLAIVDDIGAIAAMAVFYTDDVDLRALVVAAVLVAVLVGLRRRRVWRLAPYVGVGVALWVAVLASGVHATIAGVLVGLLVPTSLPQDRRRQEVAVRARRFLSEGGADRGHAAAVAGRAAVATGDRLQRALHPWSAYVVVPLFGLANAGVRLDAATLADAFGSRLTVGTAVALVVGNAVGITGAATLALRLGLGDLPGRVRWGHLVGGAVLAGIGFTISLFIAQLAFDDPVLLERAKIGVLAGSLVAAVAGSLLLRWLGERLPLCTPPRLPPTLPPLPWRTAG, encoded by the coding sequence GTGGTCACCGTCGCGCCGGCGCTGCGCACGTTCCTCGCCACGGAGGCCGGCAGCGCGGTCGTCCTGCTCGTCACGACCCTCACCGCGCTGGTGTGGGCGAACTCGCCGTGGCGTGAGACCTACACGGCCCTGTGGCACACCACCGCCGGCGTCTTCGTCGGCGACGCACGCCTCGAGCTCGACCTGCAGCACTGGGTCAACGACCTGGCGATGGCGGTGTTCTTCGCCGTCGTCGGGCTCGAGATCAACCGGGAGGCGACCCGCGGCGAGCTGCGGGACCCCCGCGCGGTCGCCGTCCCGGCGCTGGGCGCCCTGGGCGGGCTGCTCGTCCCCGTGCTGATCTTCCTGGCCCTCAACGCCGGGACCGACGCCGCGCACGGGTGGGGCGTGGTCATGTCCACCGACACCGCGTTCCTCGTCGGCGTCCTCGCCCTGTTCGGGCCGCGCTGCCCCGACCGGCTGCGCCTGTTCCTGCTCACGCTCGCGATCGTCGACGACATCGGGGCGATCGCGGCCATGGCCGTGTTCTACACCGACGACGTCGACCTGCGGGCTCTCGTCGTCGCCGCCGTCCTCGTCGCCGTGCTCGTCGGGCTGCGCCGGCGCCGCGTGTGGCGCCTGGCGCCGTACGTGGGCGTCGGGGTCGCGCTGTGGGTCGCGGTGCTCGCCTCGGGCGTCCACGCGACGATCGCCGGGGTCCTCGTCGGGCTGCTGGTGCCCACGTCGCTGCCGCAGGACCGCCGCCGGCAGGAGGTCGCGGTGCGCGCCCGCCGGTTCCTGTCGGAGGGCGGCGCGGACCGCGGGCACGCCGCCGCGGTCGCGGGCCGGGCCGCGGTCGCCACCGGCGACCGGCTGCAGCGGGCGCTGCACCCGTGGAGCGCGTACGTCGTCGTGCCGCTGTTCGGGCTCGCCAACGCCGGGGTGCGGCTGGACGCCGCGACGCTCGCCGACGCCTTCGGCTCGCGGCTGACCGTCGGCACCGCGGTGGCACTCGTGGTCGGCAACGCGGTGGGCATCACGGGGGCGGCGACCCTCGCGCTGCGGCTGGGCCTGGGTGACCTGCCCGGGCGCGTGCGCTGGGGTCACCTCGTGGGCGGCGCGGTGCTCGCGGGCATCGGCTTCACGATCTCGCTGTTCATCGCGCAGCTCGCCTTCGACGACCCGGTGCTCCTCGAGCGCGCCAAGATCGGCGTGCTCGCGGGCTCGCTCGTCGCGGCCGTCGCCGGCTCGCTCCTGCTGCGCTGGCTGGGCGAGCGCCTGCCGCTGTGCACCCCGCCGCGCCTGCCGCCGACCCTGCCGCCTCTCCCCTGGCGCACGGCCGGGTGA
- a CDS encoding SDR family NAD(P)-dependent oxidoreductase, translated as MTAASPDAPAHPTPDIPRTALVTGAGRGIGREIALALARDGYALGLVARTRERLEEVAEEARALGAPVTVAAADLVDATAVADAVARVEAGLATDGGIGLLVNNAGVIERAELPFAADDVEDVWRVVETNVRGPLLVTHAVLPGMLARGGGRVLNINSGAGHRAMESYTGYAISKGALARFTTQLHRQYGDAGLRVLDLAPGVVATDMTAAMPVHADRTQWTSPQDVAALVLGFAAGDLDTLSGRFVRAGADTVASLREHAGAILATDARTLRLATWGADDPAV; from the coding sequence GTGACCGCCGCCTCGCCGGACGCCCCGGCCCACCCGACACCCGACATCCCCCGCACGGCGCTCGTCACGGGCGCCGGCCGCGGCATCGGCCGCGAGATCGCCCTGGCGCTGGCCCGCGACGGCTACGCGCTGGGCCTCGTGGCGCGCACCCGTGAGCGGCTCGAGGAGGTGGCCGAGGAGGCCCGCGCGCTCGGTGCGCCGGTGACGGTCGCGGCGGCGGACCTCGTGGACGCGACGGCCGTCGCGGACGCGGTGGCCCGTGTCGAGGCAGGGCTGGCCACGGACGGCGGGATCGGCCTGCTCGTCAACAACGCGGGCGTCATCGAGCGAGCCGAGCTGCCGTTCGCGGCCGACGACGTCGAGGACGTCTGGCGCGTCGTGGAGACGAACGTGCGGGGGCCGCTGCTGGTCACGCACGCGGTGCTGCCGGGCATGCTCGCGCGCGGCGGCGGGCGGGTGCTCAACATCAACTCCGGGGCCGGCCACCGCGCCATGGAGTCCTACACGGGGTACGCGATCAGCAAGGGCGCGCTCGCGCGGTTCACCACGCAGCTGCACCGGCAGTACGGCGACGCGGGCCTGCGGGTCCTGGACCTGGCGCCGGGTGTCGTGGCCACCGACATGACCGCGGCGATGCCCGTCCACGCCGACCGGACGCAGTGGACGTCCCCGCAGGACGTCGCGGCCCTCGTCCTGGGCTTCGCCGCCGGCGACCTCGACACGCTGTCCGGGCGCTTCGTGCGGGCGGGTGCCGACACGGTCGCGTCGCTGCGCGAGCACGCCGGCGCGATCCTCGCGACGGACGCGCGCACGCTGCGTCTGGCCACGTGGGGAGCCGACGACCCGGCGGTGTGA